TAAAAGCTACTGTTTATTTTGGTTCTGATTCTTCAGACGCTACTAAACGTGTTGAAGTGGTTTCAAACGTAGAACCTAAATTATTAAAGTATAAAATTGTTAATACTTATCCGCACGATACAAAAGCTTTTACTGAAGGTTTAGAATTTCATGATGGTGTTTTATTCGAAAGTACAGGTCAAAAAGGAGATTCTTATTTTAGATCTGTTGATTATAAAACCGGAAAAGTTATCAAACAAGTTGATCTTCCTAAAGAATATTTTGGAGAAGGAATTACTTTTATCAACGGAAAATTATTTCAATTAAGCTGGCAGGAAAACACTGGTTTTATCTATGATGCTAAAACATTAAAACTAGAGAAAACTTTTAAATATGACAAACCAATTGAAGGTTGGGGAATGACAAATGACGGAAAATATATTTATCGTTCTGACGGAACTGAAAAAATCTGGAAAATGGATCCTGAAACGCAAAAATTGATAGATTATATTAATGTTTATTCAGGAACTTCAAAAATTAAAGTTCTTAATGAATTGGAATATATTAACGGTAAATTGTATGCAAATGTTTGGCAAAAAGATGCAATTGCGGTTGTTAATCCAACAAGTGGTGCAGTTGAAGGAATCTTAAACATGTCAGACTTACGTAAGTTTATCAAATATCCGCAAGCAGAGGTTTTAAACGGAATTGCATATAATCCACAAACCAAAACTATTTTTATTACTGGTAAATATTGGGAGAAAATGTTTGAAATAACAGTTTCAGAATAAAAAATAAAAAAAATAAAAACACGAATTTCACAGATTTCACGGATTAGTTCGTGATAATTTGTGAAATTTGTGTTTTATAACATTCCTAAAATATAAAATCATAATATGATCACTTTAATAACAAACATAAAAGAATTGCTACAGGTTCGTGAAACTTCAATTTCTAAAGTTTCAGGTGCCGAAATGGCTATTCTTCCAACCATAAAAAATGCCTTTTTAATTTTAAAAGATAATCTGATTCACGATTTTGGATCTATGGAGAATCTGCCAGAAATTAAAGTGGACAAAATTATCGATGCAACCGGTCAAATCGTTCTGCCTTCATGGTGCGACAGTCACACGCATATTGTTTATGCCGGTAATCGTGAGCAAGAATTTGTGGATAGAATTAACGGATTTTCATATGAAGAAATCGCCAATCGTGGCGGCGGAATTTTAAACTCCGCTAAAAAGCTTAACGAAACTTCAGAAGAAGAAATTTATGAGCAATCAAAACTTCGTTTAGAAGAAGTGATGCATTTAGGAACCGGAGCTGTCGAAATTAAATCGGGATACGGATTAACAATCGAAGGCGAAATAAAAATGCTTCGTGTTATTAAAAAACTGGCTGAAAATTATCCAATTACAATAAAAGCTACTTTTCTTGGCGCACATGCTTTTCCGTTGCATTACAAAGAAAACAAAGCAGGTTATATTGAGGAGATTATCACAAAGATGTTACCCGAAATCGCTGAAAATAAATTAGCCGAATATATTGATGTGTTTTGCGAAACAGGTTATTTTTCTGTTGAAGAAACAGAACAAATTATGCAAGCCGGAATCAAATTTGGTCTAAAACCAAAAATCCACGTAAATCAATTCAATTCTATTGGAGGAATACAATCCGGAGTTAAATTTAAAGCCCTTTCTGTCGATCATCTTGAAATTATGAATCCTGAAGATATTGAAGCTTTAAAAGATTCAGAAACGATGCCTGTAGCTTTACCATCGTGCTCTTACTTTTTAAGTATTCCATACACGCCAGCACGCAAAATGATCAAAGCCGGACTTCCTTTAGCATTAGCTACAGATTTTAACCCTGGTTCTACTCCATCCGGAAATATGAACTTTGTAGTTGCAACGGCTTGTATTAAGATGAAAATGACGCCCGAAGAAGCGATAAATGCCGCAACTATTAATGGCGCTTATGCAATGGGAATTTCTGAAACTCACGGAAGTATTACAAAAGGCAAAAAAGCCAATTTAATCCTTACAAAACCTATTTCATCTTATTACCAGATTCCATACGCATTTGGAAGTAATTTAATCGAAAGTGTTTTTGTAGAAGGAAAAATTATTTAATGTAAAAAGCATAAATTATTAACACATTGGGTATAATTAATTTTAACACATAGAAACATAGTCCCGAAGCGAAATGTCATTAAGTTAAAGGAAATATTTTTAATACTGTGTTGAATAAATCTCACGCAAAGGCGCAAAATCGCAAAGGGTTTGTCATTTCGACGCAGGAGAAATCTTCGTAAGTAACTCCGCAACGCGAATCCAATCTTTGTCGAGCTTCTCACGAAGATTTCTCCTGCGTCGAAATGACAATATTGTGCTTAAACTTTGCGCCTTAGCGCCTTTGCGAGATTAATTTTATTTTTTTTGAATTACACCCAACGGGCTAATCTATTAATTTTCTCCAATCGTTAAAATAAGCATAAAAATCTTACATAAATTAGTTTCTTCTGAAATAAGGGACTATGTTTACAAATCAGATTTTTAGATATGAAAAATTTAGTTCTAACAGTAAACACAGATAAATTTGGTTTGAAACAAAACGTTTCAAATACCAATGTATACGTGTATAACTGTAAGAAAATCTTAACATTGTCTTCTTTATTAAAATTAAAAATCTTCCCGAATTATTAAGCATCGCGAGTATGCTTAATAAAATCCTATAAAACTTTTTTACCATGCAATTTCAATTCAGATTGAACATTGTGACTCGCTATAAAGTTTTTATTTATTACAAAATAAATTATAGGATCAGGATTAAACTTTTTTTTAATAATTAAAACAAAAATATCATGGCTAAGAAAGCTTCAACAACAGATTTAAAAGCAAAAAAACAAGAGAAAATTCAAAAAAAACTAGAAGCACAACAAACTAAAAAAAGAAAATAGATACCCAATTAATGTGATTTTTAATTGAATAAAAAAAGGTCTGTGAAAAACTTCACAGACCTTTAATATTTTAGTGGTATTCTACTTTTAGACAGTTTCTTATCTCAAGTTAAAACTTGTTTTAGAAACTAATTCGTCGTTATCATAAACATTGATAAAGTAAGTTCCTTTAGCAAAATCTTTACCTGGTAAGTCTTCACTAACATTTACAGTTTTGTTTTCGTACTTAACAGTAGTTTTAAAACTATAAGTTAAAGAATTATCACCAAAGTTTTCTGTTTTCTTTTCGCCCAAAACATTGTTTTTAGCATCGATAACTTGTACATAATACGTTTTATCTCCAGATTTAGCGATTTGATTTTCAGCAATAGTAAAACTAATTTTTAAGATATCAGCACGACTAGCTTTATCTGTTTCGATTTGTTTTCCTGAGCTTCTCAATTTGTATGCAGCAGTTTTTGTGTTTAAAACTGATAATTTAGCGCCTTTTTCAACTGTCTTAGCCAACTCTTCGTTTTGACCAACTAATACTTCATTATATTTTTTAGATTCACCTAAAACTGTAATCGTACTATCTCTTTGAACTGTCAAAACACCATTTTGTTTTTTCAATTCATCGTTTTCAGCAACAAGAGTTTTCATTTTTCCTTGCATAGCCTGAACTTGTGATCTGTATTTAGACACATCACCTTTCGATTTATTCAAATCATCCATCAAAGCTACTACTTTATCTCTTTCCTGAATTAACTCGTCAGACATAGAAGTATTTTCAGCAATTGCAGCATCATAAGTTGCTTTTAATTCCTGCAAATCTTTCATAACAGATTCTTTCTCTGTCATGGTTGTTGTAAGTTCAGTCTTAACTACATCTGTATCAGAAGACAGTTTAAAAATATACACTAAGCTACCAATTAGTAGGACTGCTAAAACTGCGATTATCGCCTTTAGACTTGAGTTGTTGTTCTTTGGGTTTTCCATATTTAATAATTTTCTTTAAAACAAATTTAAGAATTAATATATCTTAATAACGTAAGTTGATACAATTATATTATTTTTGGAAAATATTTTTTTTTAATGGAGAAACTAATTCCTTTTACTGTAAATGATTTAGCAAAAGTCACAAATCACAGAAGTGGCGAAATAAAATTTGGAGAGAAAATGATTGTTATTCCCAAAGGAGTAGACAAACTCAGTTTCTTGAAGGAAAGTGAAGCTAAATATGTGCTTTTGGGAATACCCGAAGACATTGGCGTACGCGCAAACTTCGGCAGACCCGGAGCGGCTTCTGCATGGGAAAGTGCCATTAAAAGCATTGCTAATATTCAGCACAATCGTTTTTCAAAAGGCAGTCAGATTATTGTTTTAGGACAAATTAATGTTCTGGAAGAAATGCGTGATGTCGAAAATCTTGATTTCAATGATATCGACGACCGATCTAAATTAAGTCAGTTAGTAGAAAAAATAGACAAAGAAGTTTCCCATATTATTTTTACCATTGTAAAAGCTGGAAAAACTCCAATTATCATCGGCGGAGGCCATAATAACGCCTACGGAAATATTAAAGGTTCGGCTTTAGCCAAAGGAAAACCAATAAATGCGATTAATTTTGATGCTCATTCTGATTTTAGAATTTTAGAAGGACGTCATAGCGGAAATGGTTTTTCATACGCTTACGAGGAAGGTTTCTTAAAAAAATACTTCATCTTCGGTTTACACGAAAATTATACTTCAAAAAGTGTTTTAGATATCATCAAAAAACTGGAAGATCGTGTTCGCTACAATACTTATGACAGTGTAAATATTCGTAAAGAAAAAGATTTTGACAGAGAAATGGCTTTGGCTTTGGAATTTATCAGAACAGATTCTTTTGGAATTGAAATTGATTTGGACGCAATTCCAAATATTGCAAGTAGTGCCATGACAATTAGCGGATTTTCTGTAGAAGAATTAAGACAGTTTATTTCCTTTTTCGGATCACATAGAAATGCTACTTATTTGCATATTTGCGAAGGCGCACCAGATTTAGCCGATTCTCCAAATAACAATTTAATTGGCAAATTGATTGGGTATTTAGTAACGGATTTCATTAAAGCCAATAATGAAAAAGAATAAAAAGGGAGAATATTATCCCCTAAAAATCAGATCATTTACCAAATAAACTAAGTTTCAAATCAAGGTTTGATTGAATAAACCTATCTTTGCACAGAATTTTAGTACTTAAAACTAAATTCTTAATACCTAAGATATGTTATTCGAAGATTTATCACTTTCAAAAAGTATACAAAAAGCCGTATTTGAAGAAGGCTACCTAAATCCTACTCCTATCCAGGAACAATCTATTCCGATTGTTTTAGCAGGAAGAGATTTAATTGGTTGCGCACAAACAGGTACAGGAAAAACGGCCGCTTTTGCCATTCCAATCATACATCAATTACATAGAATTGTTGGCTCTTCTAAAAAAGCCAAAGTAATTCGTGCTCTTATAGTAACTCCCACACGTGAATTAGCGGTGCAAATTGGTCAAAGTTTTGACACTTATGCAAAATATACCAATTTAACACAACTGACCATTTTTGGTGGAGTTTCGCAAAATCCACAAGTAGATACCTTAAAACAAGGTGTTGACATTCTGGTTGCAACTCCGGGAAGATTACTTGATTTACA
This genomic window from Flavobacterium sp. 9 contains:
- a CDS encoding glutaminyl-peptide cyclotransferase, with amino-acid sequence MKKYNFLTVILLGITLIGCGDTKKSENSLFNIDDSAFPAHFLPQESISIGILNPNSKEIDSVAYFVNDKKVGSSKGSEKFKFELKDQKLGYQYLKATVYFGSDSSDATKRVEVVSNVEPKLLKYKIVNTYPHDTKAFTEGLEFHDGVLFESTGQKGDSYFRSVDYKTGKVIKQVDLPKEYFGEGITFINGKLFQLSWQENTGFIYDAKTLKLEKTFKYDKPIEGWGMTNDGKYIYRSDGTEKIWKMDPETQKLIDYINVYSGTSKIKVLNELEYINGKLYANVWQKDAIAVVNPTSGAVEGILNMSDLRKFIKYPQAEVLNGIAYNPQTKTIFITGKYWEKMFEITVSE
- the hutI gene encoding imidazolonepropionase translates to MITLITNIKELLQVRETSISKVSGAEMAILPTIKNAFLILKDNLIHDFGSMENLPEIKVDKIIDATGQIVLPSWCDSHTHIVYAGNREQEFVDRINGFSYEEIANRGGGILNSAKKLNETSEEEIYEQSKLRLEEVMHLGTGAVEIKSGYGLTIEGEIKMLRVIKKLAENYPITIKATFLGAHAFPLHYKENKAGYIEEIITKMLPEIAENKLAEYIDVFCETGYFSVEETEQIMQAGIKFGLKPKIHVNQFNSIGGIQSGVKFKALSVDHLEIMNPEDIEALKDSETMPVALPSCSYFLSIPYTPARKMIKAGLPLALATDFNPGSTPSGNMNFVVATACIKMKMTPEEAINAATINGAYAMGISETHGSITKGKKANLILTKPISSYYQIPYAFGSNLIESVFVEGKII
- a CDS encoding formimidoylglutamase codes for the protein MEKLIPFTVNDLAKVTNHRSGEIKFGEKMIVIPKGVDKLSFLKESEAKYVLLGIPEDIGVRANFGRPGAASAWESAIKSIANIQHNRFSKGSQIIVLGQINVLEEMRDVENLDFNDIDDRSKLSQLVEKIDKEVSHIIFTIVKAGKTPIIIGGGHNNAYGNIKGSALAKGKPINAINFDAHSDFRILEGRHSGNGFSYAYEEGFLKKYFIFGLHENYTSKSVLDIIKKLEDRVRYNTYDSVNIRKEKDFDREMALALEFIRTDSFGIEIDLDAIPNIASSAMTISGFSVEELRQFISFFGSHRNATYLHICEGAPDLADSPNNNLIGKLIGYLVTDFIKANNEKE